Proteins encoded in a region of the Ralstonia pseudosolanacearum genome:
- a CDS encoding FKBP-type peptidyl-prolyl cis-trans isomerase, whose amino-acid sequence MQNLVNEAPASGAGKAVGPDSYLTLHYRIALENDTDIVTTFGDKPATLLLGQGQLVPTLEQALLGMHEGERMTFRLAPEHAFGPRNPDLLQRVSLATLRENSSFEEDYQPGDLVEFNAPSGGKYAGVLKEIGETAALFDFNHPLAGQTILFEVQLIGIL is encoded by the coding sequence GTGCAAAATTTGGTGAACGAGGCGCCGGCAAGCGGCGCAGGCAAGGCGGTCGGGCCGGATTCCTATCTGACGCTGCATTACCGGATCGCCCTGGAAAACGACACGGACATCGTCACCACGTTCGGCGACAAGCCCGCCACGCTGCTGCTGGGCCAGGGCCAGTTGGTGCCCACGCTGGAACAGGCGCTGCTCGGCATGCACGAGGGTGAGCGCATGACGTTCCGGCTGGCGCCCGAGCACGCATTCGGGCCGCGCAATCCCGATCTGCTGCAGCGCGTATCGCTGGCCACGCTGCGCGAGAACTCCTCGTTCGAGGAGGACTACCAGCCCGGCGATCTCGTCGAGTTCAACGCCCCCAGCGGCGGCAAGTACGCGGGCGTGCTGAAGGAGATCGGCGAAACCGCCGCGCTGTTCGATTTCAATCATCCGCTGGCCGGGCAGACCATCCTGTTCGAAGTCCAGTTGATCGGCATCCTGTGA
- the rpmB gene encoding 50S ribosomal protein L28, with protein sequence MARVCQVTGKAPMVGNNVSHANNKTKRRFLPNLQNRRFWVESENRWVSLRVSNAGLRLIDKKGIDEVLADLRARGEV encoded by the coding sequence ATGGCACGCGTCTGTCAAGTGACCGGGAAAGCGCCGATGGTCGGCAACAACGTTTCCCACGCCAACAACAAGACCAAGCGCCGTTTTCTGCCGAACCTGCAGAACCGTCGCTTCTGGGTTGAATCCGAAAACCGCTGGGTGAGCCTGCGCGTCTCGAACGCCGGTCTGCGCCTGATCGACAAGAAAGGTATCGACGAAGTGCTCGCAGATCTGCGTGCACGCGGCGAAGTCTAA
- the rpmG gene encoding 50S ribosomal protein L33: MASKGGRDKIKLESTAGTGHFYTTTKNKRTKPEKMEIMKFDPVARKHVAYKETKIK, from the coding sequence ATGGCCAGCAAAGGCGGACGCGACAAGATCAAGCTGGAATCGACCGCAGGTACGGGTCATTTCTACACGACCACCAAGAACAAGCGGACCAAGCCGGAAAAGATGGAGATCATGAAGTTCGATCCCGTCGCCCGCAAGCACGTCGCTTACAAAGAAACCAAGATCAAGTAA
- the radC gene encoding RadC family protein, translating to MAIADWPAHERPREKLLTQGPTALSDAELLAIFLRVGMPGKSAVDLARELLARFGSLGRLCHASQREFSAIHGMGPAKYAQLHALLEVARRALKEEIAHGQTLESPQSVKDFLRLTLGHRPQEVFACLFLDVRHRLIAWEELFQGTLTEARVYPRELAKRALHHNASALILSHNHPTGHVEPSESDLMLTRELCRALALLDVRVLDHMIVGRAEVYSFLEHGKM from the coding sequence ATGGCAATCGCTGACTGGCCGGCCCACGAGCGGCCGCGAGAAAAACTGCTCACCCAAGGTCCCACCGCGCTGTCCGACGCGGAATTGCTGGCGATCTTCCTGCGCGTCGGCATGCCGGGCAAGAGTGCGGTCGATCTCGCCCGCGAACTGCTGGCCCGCTTCGGCTCGCTCGGGCGCCTGTGCCATGCGTCGCAGCGGGAGTTCTCCGCCATCCACGGCATGGGGCCGGCCAAGTACGCCCAACTGCACGCGCTGCTGGAGGTGGCACGGCGCGCGCTCAAGGAAGAAATCGCGCACGGCCAGACTCTCGAATCCCCGCAGAGCGTCAAGGATTTCCTGCGACTCACGCTCGGCCACCGCCCGCAGGAGGTGTTCGCCTGCCTATTCCTAGATGTGCGGCACCGGCTCATCGCCTGGGAAGAGCTGTTCCAGGGAACATTGACCGAAGCCCGCGTCTACCCGCGCGAGCTCGCCAAGCGGGCCCTGCACCACAACGCCTCGGCGCTGATCCTGTCGCACAACCACCCGACCGGCCATGTCGAGCCCAGCGAATCAGACCTAATGCTCACCCGTGAACTGTGCCGGGCACTCGCGCTGCTCGACGTGAGAGTCCTGGATCACATGATCGTCGGCCGCGCCGAGGTCTACAGCTTCCTGGAGCACGGCAAAATGTAG
- the nadB gene encoding L-aspartate oxidase: MNFDVAVVGSGLAGLTVALHLADHRRVVVICKRTLPEGASDWAQGGIAAVLDSNDSHDEHVDDTLIAGAGLCDEAATRYIVENGRAAIEWLIGHGVPFTRDAQAELGFHLTREGGHRHRRIIHAADATGHAVVTTLVDKVRAHPNITLLEDHFAIDLVTDAKLGLPGMRCHGLYVLDGKHGDVKTITASQTVLATGGAGKVYLYTTNPDTATGDGIAMAWRAGCRVANMEFIQFHPTCLYHPFAKSFLISEAVRGEGGRLVLPDGTRFMPAHDERAELAPRDIVARAIDFEMKKRGLDCVYLDISHQSPAFIQEHFPTILARCLELGIDITRQPIPVVPAAHYTCGGVVTDQLGRTDIAGLYAVGETAYTGLHGANRLASNSLLECMVIGRGAAQDILGQPTTAPAPIQIPAWDESRVTDADEEVVVSHNWDELRRMMWNYVGIVRTNKRLERAQHRIALLREEIAEYYANFRVSHDLLELRNLVEAASLIVDSALSRHESRGLHFSRDYPQTLPKALPTVMQPAHRRTSRKH; encoded by the coding sequence ATGAATTTCGATGTTGCCGTTGTCGGCAGTGGCCTGGCGGGCCTGACCGTCGCCCTGCATCTCGCCGATCACCGCCGCGTGGTCGTCATCTGCAAACGCACACTGCCCGAAGGCGCGAGCGACTGGGCCCAAGGCGGCATCGCCGCGGTGCTCGACTCGAACGACAGCCACGACGAGCACGTCGACGACACCCTGATCGCGGGCGCCGGCCTCTGCGACGAAGCGGCCACCCGCTACATCGTCGAAAACGGCCGCGCCGCCATCGAATGGCTGATCGGTCACGGCGTCCCCTTCACGCGCGACGCACAGGCCGAACTCGGCTTCCACCTGACGCGCGAGGGCGGCCACCGGCACCGCCGCATCATCCACGCCGCCGATGCCACCGGGCATGCCGTGGTGACCACGCTGGTCGACAAGGTGCGCGCGCATCCGAACATCACGCTGCTGGAAGACCATTTCGCCATCGACCTGGTCACCGACGCCAAGCTGGGGCTGCCTGGCATGCGCTGCCACGGCCTGTACGTGCTCGATGGCAAGCACGGCGACGTCAAGACGATCACCGCCAGCCAGACCGTGCTGGCGACCGGCGGGGCCGGCAAGGTCTACCTGTACACGACCAACCCCGACACCGCCACCGGCGACGGCATCGCGATGGCGTGGCGCGCGGGCTGCCGCGTGGCGAACATGGAGTTCATCCAGTTCCACCCGACCTGCCTGTACCACCCGTTCGCCAAGTCCTTCCTGATCAGCGAGGCGGTGCGCGGCGAAGGCGGCAGGCTGGTCCTGCCCGATGGCACGCGCTTCATGCCCGCCCACGACGAGCGGGCCGAACTGGCCCCGCGCGACATCGTGGCCCGTGCCATCGACTTCGAGATGAAAAAGCGTGGCCTGGACTGCGTCTACCTCGACATCAGCCACCAGAGCCCCGCCTTCATCCAGGAACACTTCCCGACCATCCTCGCCCGATGCCTGGAACTGGGCATCGACATCACGCGCCAGCCGATCCCGGTGGTGCCGGCCGCGCACTACACCTGCGGCGGCGTGGTGACCGACCAGCTCGGCCGCACCGACATCGCGGGTCTGTACGCGGTAGGCGAAACGGCCTACACCGGCCTGCACGGCGCCAACCGGCTGGCCAGCAATTCGCTGCTGGAATGCATGGTGATCGGGCGCGGCGCGGCACAGGACATCCTGGGCCAGCCGACTACGGCGCCAGCCCCGATCCAGATCCCGGCCTGGGACGAAAGCCGCGTGACGGACGCCGACGAGGAAGTCGTCGTCTCACACAACTGGGACGAACTGCGCCGCATGATGTGGAATTACGTCGGCATCGTGCGCACCAACAAGCGACTGGAGCGCGCGCAGCACCGCATCGCCCTGCTGCGCGAAGAGATCGCCGAGTACTACGCCAACTTCCGCGTCAGCCACGACCTGCTGGAGCTGCGCAACCTGGTGGAGGCGGCCTCGCTGATCGTCGACAGCGCGCTGTCACGCCACGAAAGCCGCGGCCTGCATTTCTCGCGCGACTACCCGCAGACCCTGCCCAAGGCACTGCCGACGGTGATGCAGCCCGCGCATCGGCGCACCTCGCGCAAGCACTGA
- the ispH gene encoding 4-hydroxy-3-methylbut-2-enyl diphosphate reductase, translated as MSPTENAAIEPVTGADAEVLLAQPRGFCAGVDRAIEIVERALQRFGAPIYVRHEIVHNAYVVSDLRSKGAVFVQELDDVPVGGTVIFSAHGVSRAVRQAAEARGLRVFDATCPLVTKVHVEVSKMRAQGFEIIMIGHKGHPEVEGTMGQADDGMLLVESVDDVARLAVKDPARLAYVTQTTLSVDETQEIVAAIKARFPAVHEPKKQDICYATQNRQDAVKFMAPQVEVVIVVGSPNSSNSNRLRELAEKLGVPAYMVDTPEQVRPEWLAGKRRVGLTAGASAPEELAQSIVDRLRALGARSVRPLDGIQENMSFPLPRGLQTN; from the coding sequence ATGAGCCCGACCGAGAACGCTGCCATCGAACCCGTGACCGGCGCCGATGCCGAAGTCCTGCTGGCGCAGCCGCGCGGCTTCTGTGCCGGCGTGGACCGCGCCATCGAGATCGTCGAGCGGGCGCTGCAGCGGTTCGGTGCGCCCATCTACGTGCGCCACGAGATCGTGCACAACGCCTACGTGGTGAGCGATCTGCGCAGCAAGGGCGCGGTGTTCGTGCAGGAGCTGGACGACGTGCCGGTAGGCGGCACGGTCATCTTCAGCGCGCACGGCGTGTCGCGCGCCGTCCGCCAGGCCGCCGAGGCGCGCGGCCTGCGCGTGTTCGATGCGACCTGCCCGCTGGTGACCAAGGTGCATGTCGAAGTGTCGAAGATGCGCGCCCAGGGCTTCGAGATCATCATGATCGGTCACAAGGGCCATCCGGAAGTCGAGGGCACCATGGGGCAGGCCGACGACGGCATGCTGCTGGTCGAGTCGGTGGACGACGTGGCGCGTCTGGCCGTCAAGGATCCGGCGCGGCTGGCCTACGTTACGCAGACCACGCTGTCGGTGGATGAGACGCAGGAGATCGTCGCGGCGATCAAGGCGCGCTTTCCTGCCGTGCACGAGCCCAAGAAGCAGGACATCTGCTACGCGACGCAGAACCGGCAGGACGCGGTCAAGTTCATGGCGCCGCAGGTCGAGGTCGTGATCGTGGTCGGCAGTCCGAACAGCTCGAACTCTAACCGGCTGCGCGAGCTGGCCGAAAAGCTGGGTGTGCCCGCCTATATGGTGGATACCCCGGAGCAGGTCAGGCCGGAGTGGCTGGCGGGCAAGCGCCGCGTCGGCCTGACGGCCGGGGCCTCCGCGCCGGAGGAACTGGCGCAGTCGATCGTCGATCGCCTGCGTGCGCTCGGTGCGCGCTCGGTGCGTCCGCTCGACGGTATCCAGGAAAACATGTCTTTCCCTCTTCCGAGGGGACTTCAAACCAATTGA